A stretch of the Aegilops tauschii subsp. strangulata cultivar AL8/78 chromosome 4, Aet v6.0, whole genome shotgun sequence genome encodes the following:
- the LOC109742902 gene encoding uncharacterized protein has protein sequence MEKPKRSSQPSHRRFESLDVKRSSSSLNMSTSSLRSINEEDRGAAAAHAGRRPTVVRFAPTPTPPRPSSSSGTRRGSHLAPQLQAPKAARPATAAVRPASPSGPKPARPSPAESGPKATRRSWGCTGSSGDQKERVTGDVIGGERSKGAAATLVRSSSVPRSRKPVEEKPLQKRESKTNIISRTKQRPTASPKPDVLHKPGAQRSPSIATKTSEKRPPTPGGASPDDMVKVSPPRSTSATTMGASWESLPPALQTLGSGVMSYRDAAEMAAVEAMQEASAAEIVLRCLSAFADLAATAGKQSPQQTVDEFLALQAAIARSTAALGNQQRSGHAGEWLHAAVTADLSPFSLYTAPSSSSRKRGTESPAVSATPRPVAAAEEADTWLETAARELGEEMCAWFVGHVDRLLEADVAGTLGQLKRVNDWLDDVGLRTDAVERLKQKIFGYLLDHVESAVVALNGGVASNRRK, from the exons ATGGAGAAACCCAAGAGATCAAGCCAGCCATCACACAGGCGATTCGAGTCGCTGGACGTCAAGAGGTCGTCTTCCTCGCTCAACATGTCCACGTCTTCCCTCAGGAGCATCAACGAGGAGGACAGGGGGGCCGCCGCCGCCCATGCGGGCAGGAGGCCCACCGTCGTGAGGTTCGCTCCCACCCCTACACCTCCGCgaccgtcgtcgtcgtcggggACGAGGAGGGGCTCGCATTTGGCGCCACAGCTGCAGGCGCCCAAGGCGGCAAGGCCTGCAACTGCTGCCGTGCGTCCGGCTTCGCCTTCCGGACCGAAGCCGGCCAGGCCGTCGCCTGCGGAGTCTGGACCGAAGGCGACGAGGAGGAGCTGGGGGTGCACGGGGAGCTCGGGTGATCAGAAGGAGAGGGTGACCGGTGATGTGATCGGCggggaaaggagcaagggggcggcAGCGACGCTGGTGCGGAGTTCCTCG GTTCCAAGAAGCAGAAAGCCGGTAGAGGAGAAACCACTGCAGAAAAGGGAGAGCAAGACCAATATCATCTCCAGGACTAAGCAAAGACCCACTGCATCTCCGAAACCAGATGTTCTCCACAAGCCCGGCGCGCAGAGAAGCCCCAGCATTGCCACCAAGACGAGCGAGAAGCGACCCCCCACTCCCGGCGGTGCATCGCCGGACGACATGGTCAAGGTTTCTCCTCCCCGTTCGACATCGGCGACGACGATGGGCGCCTCGTGGGAATCGCTTCCACCGGCCCTCCAGACTCTCGGATCG GGAGTCATGAGTTATAGGGATGCTGCAGAGATGGCCGCTGTGGAGGCCATGCAGGAAGCTTCTGCTGCAGAGATTGTGCTCAGATGTCTCAG TGCCTTCGCGGATTTGGCCGCCACCGCCGGCAAGCAGTCGCCGCAGCAGACCGTGGACGAGTTCCTCGCGCTCCAAGCCGCGAttgcccgctccaccgccgcgcTCGGCAACCAGCAACGGAGTGGCCACGCCGGCGAGTGGCTGCACGCGGCGGTCACCGCCGACCTGTCGCCTTTCTCGCTCTACACCGCCCCGTCGTCGTCGTCCAGGAAGCGGGGCACCGAGTCGCCTGCCGTCTCCGCCACGCCGAGGCCGGTGGCCGCCGCGGAGGAGGCCGACACCTGGCTGGAGACGGCGGCGAGGGAGCTCGGGGAGGAGATGTGCGCGTGGTTCGTCGGGCACGTGGACCGGCTGCTCGAAGCCGACGTGGCCGGGACGCTGGGACAGCTCAAGAGGGTCAACGACTGGCTGGACGACGTCGGGCTCCGGACGGACGCCGTCGAGCGGCTGAAGCAGAAGATCTTCGGGTACCTGCTGGATCACGTCGAGTCGGCGGTGGTCGCGTTAAACGGCGGCGTTGCATCCAACCGGAGAAAATAG